The Microcaecilia unicolor chromosome 3, aMicUni1.1, whole genome shotgun sequence nucleotide sequence AGACAAGGCTGCTGAACAGTTGAATTTTGCATGTAAGATTCCAACAAATAAAAATCTGTCTGAAAAGCTTGGCAAGCTCCAGATTAGTCTCCACAAGTGGTTGGGCTAGATATTCCTAGCTCTTGCTTATATACGATGTGGTTTCCAATCTAACAACACATTAGAAATGGGGTGAGGTCTAGAACACGCATTAGTTGTTGGGAACACGCGAGACCTAGAGCAGCATAATCTTCTGTTGATGTGAGTCTCATCTGAAATGGGCTGTGTGCACAAAGAACACTCATCTTTTCTGGAAACCCTTGTTTCTAGGGAGTGGATGAGGGTCCAGAAGGCCTGCGACTCATCTCCGACATCATCCATAAGAGGCTGGGGATTGAGATGAGCGTCCTGATGGGGGCAAATATTGCCAACGAGGTGGCAGATGAGAAATTCTGTGAAACTACTGTTGGTAAGAACTGGATTCCCATCCTCTGCCTTTAGACTTCCTTCCCTCCAATGGAGAAGTGACATTGCTTAACCTCCTGTTTTAAGGGTACCAGCTAACTCCATAAGTGACTGGCTTAATCCGTCCTGGTCTTAGTCCATTGTAATCTGTGGGTTTatagcttttttttctttaattggagactggatggacaatcCCATAGAttagaatgtggtaaaaccaaGTATGGGTCAGGCTAGGCATTTGGACTTTGAACTAATTAGTGACCTTGCCTGCTGCTAGTCATCTTGCTGAcataatctttatttatttattgcatttgtatcccacattttcccacctctttgcaggctcaatgtggcttacaatacatcatgaatagtggaagcatataGGAAAAGatacatttagcattatagaaggattttgggtaacatgataatgaagaaCATAATAGTATTTTAACAAGTAACCGTGATCatgataaaacattttagtattttacaagcaaaaaattgtaagacagttctggatatttgtattgggttcatatttgttggtctttgtggtatgccttgctaaagagatgggtctttagtagtttgcggaagttagttagttcatagagcgtttttaagttgcgcggtagcacgttccagaattgtgtgctcaggtaggaaaaggttgatgcatgcgttagtttgtattttagacctttacagttggggaagtgaagattaaggaatgtgcgggatgattttttggcatttctgggtggtaggtctatcaggtctgacatgtaggctggagcggtagatgattttgtgaactagggtacatattttgaacgtgatgcattctttgagcgggagccagtgtagcttttctcgtaggggtttagcactttcatattttgatttgccgaatatgagtctagctgcagtattctgagctgtctgaagttttttgattatttgctctttgcagccagcgtagagtgcattgcagtaatctagatgactgagtaccattgattgtaccaggttgcagaagacgttccttgggaagaaaggtcttactctttttaatttccacattgagtggaacattttcttggtagtgtttttcgcgtgattctcaagtgttaggtgtagatcaatggtaactccaagaatttttagggtgtccaaaattggaagattcaattttggtgtgttaatggtagtgaatttgtttgtgttgtgttgcgaggtgagtattaggcattgggtttttttctgcattgagtttcagttgaaatgcgtccgcccatgtgtgcatgatatgtaggctttggttgatgtcattggaaatttcctttaaatcttgtttgaatgggatgtagatcgttccGTCATCTACATATAtgtttggtttgatagtagttttgccaaggggatcatcattaagttgaataagatcggtgagaggggggatccctgtgggactccgcattcaggtatccatgtggctgaaatagtcgagttagatgtcacttggtatgatcgtgtggttaggaaccccttgaaccaattctgaaatactcgaggatatgtagtagtattccgggatcaaccatgtcgaaggcgctagacatatcaaattgtagaagtagtatgtttttgccagttgcgatcgtttgtttaaatttgttcatgagagtaactagtactgtttccgtactgtggttagaccggaatcctgattgggaatcatgtaatattgagaatttgtttaaataatttaTGAGTTGCTTGGTTACTCGTTGTCACGTCACATGCTGTTATAACATCATGATCTTTGGTAGGTTCTAAGAACAAAGAACATGGGAAGATACTGAAAGAACTTTTTCAGACCCTCAATTTCAGGATTGCGGTGGTGGAGGAGGCAGATACGGTGGAAATATGTGGAGCCCTCAAAGTAAGTGATATCCAAGGCCTGTTCAGTTGCAGGTAAAAGACCCATGGCTGTGTTCTGGAATGATTTCTCTGTCACCCTCGGCAAGTGGTGTCCTCTTACTAGAGCAATTTCCAGTCTCTCTCAAGGCCATGAGATGGCAAATGAACTTTTAACATGGACAAGTACAAAGCGATGCATATAGGGAAATATAATCCCAATTACAAGTACAAAATTCTGGGTTCTGAATTTAGGAATCATCACTCCAGAAAAAGATCTTGGAGTAATTGTGGATGATGTGTTGAATGTTAGCAGTCCAGTGTGCTGtgactgccaaaaaaaaaagcaactaaaATATTAGGAATAATTAAAAAAGGGATGGAGAACAAATTGTGAATATCATTATGCCTTTGTTTAGGTTCCTTGGTATAACCAtgtttgagtattgtgtgcagttctggtcatcccatctcaaaaaggatataaccTAACTAGACAAGGTTCAGaggagggcaacaaaaatgataaaaggggatattACACCTCCCTTGTGAAGAGAAGATAAACAGGATAGGGCTCTGTTGAAAGTTTATAAATCATAAGTAGGGTGGAACAGTTAAACAGAGAATGGTGGGTTTTAACACCACACAAATATGAAAACATCCTtgaaactaatgaccagcagattgaaaaaAAGATGCAGAGAGACCTTTTCCATGCAATTAAGCTATGGAatctgttggaggatgtggttaaGATGTAGTTAAcatagtgggagggggggtcaaaagaggttttgacaagatcctggaggaaaggtcaatCCAAAATTATTAGTCAGTTAGACTTGGGGAGATCCACTGCGCCTACttggaaatgagctatgagaaggatctactttttgggatctgcagggtacttgtgacctgaattggccactgtcttcaaacaagatgctgggctcaatggaccttggtctgactaaGCCTGTTTTTTCTTATGAGATGCACAGAGAGAATGGGTTAAGAACTTGGAGACAGAGGTGGGAATGGAGAAAAGTAATCAATGAGGTCTAGGATAGGCTGATTAGCCTGTATGGGGGTGTAATTTTGACTTTCCTAACAAAAGGAGGATGACAAATCCATGCATGCAGTAAAACCAGGATCCAGTCTGCCCTAGGGGGCTTGAAGTTATCTGGTAGTCATAAGTAGAGGATAATGAAGGACCTTTTAGAGAACAGGGAAGGCTCACAGTAACACAGCCTTGCTTAATTTCTCATTTCTCTTTAGAATGTTGTAGCTGTGGGCGCTGGCTTCTGCGATGGCCTTGGGTTTGGGGACAACACTAAGGCTGCGGTTATACGACTGGGTCTGATGGAGATGATTGCCTTCTCCAAGCTCTTCTGTGCTGGTACCGTCACCTCTGCCACCTTCCTGGAGAGCTGTGGTGTCGCCGACCTCATCACCACCTGTTATGGTGGAAGGAACCGCAAGGTGGCTGAAGCATTTGCCAAAACTGGGAAGGTGAGAGTCAAGACTTCTGTAAACCTCAAGGAAGGAGGGGAAGAAGTGAAGGGATTCTTTGTGGTGGAAAGAGGTTCTGTGATACTGTGAAGCCAACATAATCAAAGTTGCACAGAAATTccacatccctcctccccccccacccagaaTTATTACTTACTCTAGAATGTACTATTTTCCAAAATCATAACCTTTTAGGAATGCACAATGTTGTAATCTTAGTCTTCTGTAGTCCTGCTCTTAAGGACAAAGCACAGTTAAGTCTATGTTCTGAGATCTGTAGGGGGCAGTTAAATTATTAGCCAGTGCAAAGTAGTTTGACCATGTTATGTCACTTTTAAAGGGGATTTTAAAGAATGTGATTTCAACAATTCTAATGCTGCCAACCTAGAACCTCTGCATTTGCAGATAAGTAAAACATCGAAGAAATAGTTATTGTTTATTTTTGAACAGGTGATTTTTGCATGCTTTATTTTTCACTTGGAGGCCTTTATTTAAGAACCAATGATTGGATTAATACTGAACTTTGAAAGAAGATGATATGTCTGTAGGCTCATGCTCTATGATGGTCCTTCACTAattattttgaaataaataatagCCTTCTCTATTAAGTTATGTTGAGGTGTAAGTGTTTTTGACACTTATATGGTTGGGAATTGCCCTGTACCTTTTGGATTGGTTTAGATAACTTTTAAAGGCCCAGCACTGGCTTCCAAGAATACATTGGATCAAGTTGAAGGTACTTTGTCTTACACATTGAGCATTGCATAGTGATCGGCCAGTAAACTTGACTGACTCTTtggtcccctcttccccctcatgaAGTGTGTCTTCTCAGCTTTCTCTTTTGTACATTATTCCCCCTTCTaaagctcacttgcagtccacTCGCCAGGCAATTTTCATGCATGTAACCCTTTCCCTTTGCAATGCCCTCCCATTGTACCTTCACCAAGAAAAATGTATGAAAAACTTGACTTTTGGGGAAATCGGTTCGGATTGAATGCACATTAGTACTCTGTAAAGTAgaaatctgttttatttatttatttttttgtaacatttgtaccccgcgctttcccactcatggcaggctcaatgcggcttacatagggcaatggagggttaagtgacttgcccagagtcacaaggagctgcctgtgcctgaagtgggaattgaactcagttcctcagttccccaggaccatagtccaccaccctaaccactaggccactcctccactcattactttCGCATGAGAAAGTAATTTTATTTACTTGTTATATGTTGATTGATGGGCTATGTGCTTGGAGGgtggtttataaataaataaataattctaaaAGGAAGAGGCCACAGAGAACTATAGGGTACATTTACTAAAGGACACTAGGATTTGGAGTTAACGGGGATTTTAGTATGTGTTAATTGCAAATCTGCTGCTATTCTTTCTTGAGGGAATGTTTTATGCAGGTCTTGTGCTAATGTGTGCACATTAGCACACGTTAATTGCTAAGATTTAATGCAGGAGCACGTAGTGACTCTTATGTTGGAGACGCCAAGCGATTTGGCGTTAACTCAGCTGTCATCCCATTAGCACGCATTATCTGGAACACACTTACAGGATAATGTTTCCACACCGATTCCATGCCTTCTCCCAGAAAAATTCCCTAATTTGCTTGCTAACAGATATATTACTGCAGATGCCTTAACACAGTCGTACGGTAACCCTGTTAGCACCCTTTAGTAAACATATCTCTATATCACTTCCAGGTAGTGAGCAGGTTTTATGGACTGACCGTACTGAATTCCATGGTTTTAGGAGCAATGTGCcaataagacccccccccccccccccgatatagtTACCCTTAGTTCAACCTGTCTCCTGTGGCCATAGAAAATATTACAGAACTGTTAGCCTCCACACTCCTTACGTTGACAGGCGTGGGTCCTGAAAGGAGCATGAAGTTTAAAGTCAGACCCAGGTATTCTCCAGGGTTTCACTGTCTCCTCATATGAACTGAAGGGGATTGCAAGAGGGCCTTAAGGGGCTTGTAAAAGTTTCTGGGGAGCTGTTGAGCACTGATAGCTGATGTGATTTTGTTTCAGTCAATTGAAGAGCTGGAGAAAGAAATGTTGAATGGGCAGAAGCTGCAGGGCCCACAGACCTCTGCTGAGCTCCACCACATCCTCAAGGCAAAGAACTTGGTGGAGAAGTGAGTACCAGTTGAGCTGTACCTCATGCTCACTGCTTGTTCATTTTTGCTATCTTTATTAAATCAAGAATCAAGTGTGAAATTGTAGTTCAGCACTTTATAAAATAACAATAACATTCCAACAGAAGGTAAAGCATAGCAAATGAAAAGTTTTTTGTGcttatttcccccctcccccatctaatACTATCTTCATTAGCCCAGCGGCAGTAGAATTACTTGTATCACCACCAGCAGGACCTTAAGACCCACCCAATCCCTATCTTGACAGTTGCATAGACCTCCCccaccttctccccacccccccgtaACAATGCTAAGGCTTCCTTACTTATTCAGGATTAGGTCAATACTTTAATAATGAGCTTTGAGCTCTGGGAGATGCAGAGTCCTATAAAGGTGCCCATGTTTTTGAAACATCCGCCATGTTTAATGCACTTGCCTCTGCTTTCTGTTACTAATAAGGCCTCTGACGATCTTGTGTGGTCCATATCTAGCAAAGGGGTACATCATGTTGCAGTGTGCCTTAGTTGCCTTTTATAAGCTCTTACTGAGCTTAACATTTCAGATAAAAATGTAGCACGTCATATCTATAAGCTTTTCCAGTCCTAGTGGAACTGTCCTTTGTCAGCATAATGTATTAGCTTTTTTCATCTCTGATGCTGAAGGGCAAAGGATACTGATGCTTGATACTGGAAGCTGTAGACAGCTACAGCTCTCACCAATATGGGGCTGAATCTCATGAAGCAAAATTGTCAGTCAAAATTAGTTCTTCTTCCAAACTCaacacagccagccagccatcttgCTCAGAAGTGTAGAAGAGAGGTGTAAACCTATGCCTGCTGATGGCTTTATAAAGCCTAAATACTGTGTTTCTCCACATCTAGGTTTCCTCTGTTCACTGCTGTGTATCAGATATGCTATGAAGGTCATCCAGTCAAGGAATTCATCAAGTGCCTTCAGAACCATCCAGAACACATGTAATGGACCAGCCTGTAGAACTGCAAATCCTGTTCCTGAGAAGAGAATCGGTTGCCTTGGAATTCCCTTCTGTAGCTAAAAGGAACCATGCCTGATTAGCGATCTGTAACAATGTGGGCTCTACTATCGTAGCATAACTTGTCATATGAAGGGTGGTTCTGGCTTTGGGTAGCGTGACCTGGTACACTGGTTGCTCTGAAACAGATGCTGAGTTCCTCAAGTTAGTTCACCCTCAAAGACTGGGGGCTGCTTTGATTACAATATGGGATGTGGAGATGCAACGCTTCTGTTTCCCGAGCAGTCTGCAAGGGATAAGGTTAATAACACCTGTTTATCTCTTGAACACCGCTTAGCCATTTTTTTATGACTTCCAGATACACAGCTGAGTTGTAGCTGGTTGTTTTTAGCCCAGTCTGATAAACCTTTCTTCCTATCAGATTGTGTTAACGTGTATGAGTATCCCGGTTCTGTCTTGGTCTATATGTCTCACCCCCCCCATCTTGTAATTTTTGAACGGATGACCTAGCTGAAACAAATGTGATGCAGACTTAGGTTGTTGGTGGAACATTAAACTGTTTCAGTTGTGGGGAGAGGGCAGAGTTAATGATTTTTGGCATAGGAAGCGCATTGAGATTTGAACCAAGGCAAGATAGAATGTTGCTTCTTCTGTTTTAATTGCTAAAACGCATCAATGCTGCCCTGTGGCAGATCTTGGAAAAAGATTGCTTTTATGTGGTCACACTGTGATTACTctagttttatttctatttatgaaGGTGTTTAGGTTCCTGCCCATTACCATTTCCTTCTGAAGCTTTTCATCTTTATGAAATGAACACTAAACTCGGGCTCTATTCTGTAGGAGCTCATCAGAATTGCAGAGTTAATAACATCACAGCTCCTAAAATCATGCGGTGTGCTTTTGTGGTACCACTCCATTCACCTGTCACACAAAAGTGTCTGTGCCAAAAGTCTATGATTTGGATAAAGATAGGGGCTGCTGCTGGGTTCTTCTCCACTGTCTCAGCTGCtgcttactgaaaaaaaaaaatcttaaatattGTGGGCCCAAATAGCTACAGTTGTGACAGACTGCTTTTTAAAATACTGTTTAGGTCTCTGGCAATGTCTTGACAGCCTAACAGATATAGCTGTGTTTGACATAGCTGTAGTCTGAGCTACATCACTGATAGTTTTTTTAATACAGTTTATTTTGCTGGACtaaggggggcccttttactaaagcttagtgtgcgctaatggacattagtgttCGCTAACTCAGGAATTCTATATATAGGGCCTAGCGTTATGTGCAATAACAGAAGCAAAGTGCTGAAACATCCAAAAATGGCAGATCGGCATGGAACTTATGTGTCCAATTGCGcagttctgaaaagggggcaattTGATGggatgggcaggtcaggagcgtTTCCTTAAAATGCACAGGGAATCCGCACCCAACTTCGGTGCCAGgacttacacctggtttcagttggtgtaaatgcttgcacccaaagttggacaTGGATTCCAGTGATATACTCGCTATTCTCTAGAGGGTGCCCATCCTGGagtgccctttgtagaatacagtttagcactattttttttgtgtgtgtgccaaATTTTGATCACCATTTACCGAATCTAgcccatacagtgggggaaataagtatttgatcccttgctgattttgtaagtttgcccactgacaaagacatgagcagcccataattgaagggtaggttattggtaacagtgagagatagcacatcacaaattaaatccggaaaatcacattgtggaaagtatatgaatttatttgcattctgcagagggaaataagtatttgatcccccaccaaccagtaagagatctggcccctacagaccaggtagatgctccaaatcaactcgttacctgcatgacagacagctgtcggcaatggtcacctgtatgaaagacacctgtccacagactcagtgaatcagtcagactctaacctctacaaaatggccaagagcaaggagctgtctaaggatgtcagggacaagatcatacacctgcacaaggctggaatgggctacaaaaccatcagtaagacgctgggcgagaaggagacaactgttggtgccatagtaagaaaatggaagaagtacaaaatgactgtcaatcgacaaagatctggggctccacgcaaaatctcacctcgtggggtatccttgatcatgaggaaggttagaaatcagcctacaactacaaggggggaacttgtcaatgatctcaaggcagctgggaccactgtcaccacgaaaaccattggtaacacattacgacataacggattgcaatcctgcagtgcccgcaaggtccccctgctccggaaggcacatgtgacggcccgtctgaagtttgccagtgaacacctggatgatgccgagagattgggagaaggtgctgtggtcagatgagacaaaaattgagctctttggcatgaactcaactcgccgtgtttggaggaagagaaatgctgcctatgacccaaagaacaccgtccccactgtcaagcatggaggtggaaatgttatgttttgggggtgtttctctgctaagggcacaggactacttcaccgcatcaatgggagaatggatggggccatgtaccgtacaattctgagtgacaacctccttccctccgccagggccttaaaaatgggtcgtggctgggtcttccagcacgacaatgacccaaaacatacagccaaggcaacaaaggagtggctcaggaagaagcacattagggtcatggagtggcctagccagtcaccagaccttaatcccattgaaaacttatggagggagctgaagatgcaagttgccaagcgacagcccagaactcttaatgatttagagatgatctgcaaagaggagtggaccaaaattcctcctgacatgtgtgcaaacctcatcatcaactacagaagacgtctgaccgctgtgcttgccaacaagggttttgccaccaagtattaggtcttgtttgccagagggattaaatacttatttccctctgcagaatgcaaataaattcatatactttccacaatgtgattttccggatttaatttgtgatgtgctatctctcactgttaccaataacctacccttcaattatgggctgctcatgtctttgtcagtgggcaaacttacaaaatcagcaagggatcaaatacttatttcccccactgtaggtataAAATAAGACATGCAGCATTTAGGGCCTCTCTTACCAAACCATGCTAGGAATTCCAACTAaacccattgaaagtgaatgggctttgtcggcattagtgcgccgggaatcgctagtgtggtttggtaaaagaggcccttagtgcacACTGAGGTTTAGTTAAAGAGCCCCTAAGCCAGTTCTTTATTTAACAGAGAGCCTTGTGTGATACAGTGATCCAAAGCTGTGATCTGATTGGCTGATGGGGATGATTATGTTTGTGATGTCATATCTAAGTGGCAGGGTGAAATACAGTGATGTCACAAATGTTCAAAATGAAATACAATCAAGAAATAAAAAGTAATATAATTGTGCTGTAGGCTTCCAGATCATGCTGTATCTAATCACAATGTACATTTTTTAGTGCTTGAGTAACTTGGTCTTTCATCTCACTGCAATGTGTtgtaattttaattgccaaagaaGATAATGTGATGATGCTTTGCACTGGATGAGGGAACTTTGCACTTTTTAAAgtttgtcattttttttgttgttgtttgtttcccTGATAAGGGTTTTATGGCTGTTGCATAAGGACTTTCTGCTGTTATAGTCAGTAACAATCTCTATTTTCTGGAGCTTCTGGCAAGCAATACAGTTTCAGCCCTTTGGCATAGTTAACAGTTGGGTTTCTTCCATGTTCCTCTGCCTCTTGAGGATGGGGAAAGGTCGGAGAGAGGTGGGGGTTGGGCCGTGGctgttggggggagaagatgtATCAACTTCAAGTGAACATCTCCAAACAGATTTTAAATTTTCTGTTATTAACAAAAAAATTCTTAACCATGAAGCCTCATCTGCATCACCTTTCAACAGAAGGAAGGCAGCTGGGAGCCCCTTCTGCCCTGAGGCCTGTGTTTAAGGAATAACATCAGAGACTTCCCTGCCAGCCCCCTGCCAGTGGGGGAAGCTAAGGTTATAAAGTAAGGGAAAAATTGGTTATTAGTCTCACTTACTAATCCATGTTCATGTGTGGTATGCATTAATGCGATTTAATGCACAGTAAATAACATATGCCCCATTTACTAACTGTGGGCTTAACTTGAATTAACTTGTATTACCTCAGGAACTCATGTTATAGAGTTACCTTCATAATACCCTGATGCCACGCGGTGAGAGTCTATTCTGCAATGGATCATTGTGCCCAGGCTCTGTTGCAGAATATTAGCATATCCTGGCATCTGTGTGCCCggagttacaccagccataaatcTAGAAATAACTATGATTgtgtaaatgtggcagggatgtgtGGAACTCACAAGTACTAcataagttgtgtgtgcaagtgGCAGCCACACCCATGACCCTGCCATGTGCCATCCAAATGAACGCTCCTTGTGTTTACATGCTATGCTGCTTATGCGCACACTTACAGATCGGCGCTGACTCTTACGCCCATAAGTCTAACATCCACCAAAGTGCTAATATCCTGTACATTTGTGTGTGCGAGTGGTGTGTGATGTGGTAAAAGAGAAAGATGTGAAGCTAAGTAGGGTTCAGCTGTACTGCCATATGTAGGACCCTGGAAATCAAATGTACATAAAGttacttttcttttgttttggggggggggggggggggcagggaagcatCAATGGGAATATACTTGATAAAATCCACCTCCTggagtttgttaaaaaaaaataaaataaaaaggtagGATAAAATTGGCAGAGACTTTATACCTCACTTAAATAGATACAGAGATGTGGCTGCGTAGTctatgtttcaaaaaaaaaaaaaaaaaataggagctcTGACCTTTGCAATAGTCTTGTCCCCATCATCCCCACCTCCCATGCTTTCAGGGAAGGAACTTAATCTGCTGCTGAGGCAGGAGTTAGGAGGCCTTTTCTTAGTAAAGGTCACTCTCCAGACAGCATGGAAAGCTTCCCTGTTTAATCTGTGATGAAGCTGGAGAAAGCTTATGAAGGTTTTCTAGCGCAGTCTTAGTGCCTGTAGAGCTTCCATAAACCACTTCTCCACTTGGAATCTGTAGACCTGTGTCACATCTGTGAGTGACAGGATCAATGAGGTGAAATGTTGCTGTAAGTAATTACAGGACAGATAGGATGAAGGGACAAATGTGTTTCGGGGCTCACCCATGGGCCAAGACTTTATTGTAGCAACGTAGCTGTATGCAGtgctattttttttctgctgttcatTAACAAATTTTGCTTGACAAACTACTTGCTACATTTACAGAAGGATTAACAGCAGACATAAGCTGTACCCTGTTAGGTCTGAATAAAGGTTCGTCAGGCCCAACATCCCGGTTCAGACCATGtctgatccaggtcacaaaaccccaacaggatcccaaagagtaaaTGCAATCCTTATTGCTGACTCCTAGGGATAAGGTGGTGGCTGTTCCAAGCCTACATGccaaataatggtttatggacttttcctccaggaacttattgaaaccgtttttaaacccagcctgCTGCTTCACCATAGCCTCCAGCAATAGCTTTCACAGCTTAACTATGCATTGCATGAACAAAtactctccagtttgttttaaacatgggcctagggtgACTGCTTAAAACTGGAGGTGCACCAGAAAATCTGCTGTTCATGTggctcacacacactttctctagTTAAAATCTCAACCTGCAATGATTTTATAGACTGCAAACTTTTGAACATGGATTTATCTTTTACACAGTTCTTACATTAAAGCTAGTGTTAAACTAAAATGCTTCAAGTGTTATGTTATACAGGTCTTCTATTTTGCACATAATTAGTTCAGTGTGGATTACAAATTAAACGGACATCatcttgaaaatgcccctccatggataATTGTTTCCAGTTCTAAGCcccactttggatgttttgctcaaaacaacCAGAATATGAATAGCAAATGTAGCCATTTtttaaacagcaaaatgtcttctttgttttttatcaaaaatggccacttgctagatgtttttgtgctctgtgcatttatcttttt carries:
- the GPD1 gene encoding glycerol-3-phosphate dehydrogenase [NAD(+)], cytoplasmic; translated protein: MAAPRKVCIVGSGNWGSAIAKIVGENAAKLPQFDNTVKMWVFEELIGGRKLTEIINSEHENVKYLPGHKLPHNVVAVPELLNASANADILVFVVPHQFIGKLCDQLKDHVKKDAIGVSLIKGVDEGPEGLRLISDIIHKRLGIEMSVLMGANIANEVADEKFCETTVGSKNKEHGKILKELFQTLNFRIAVVEEADTVEICGALKNVVAVGAGFCDGLGFGDNTKAAVIRLGLMEMIAFSKLFCAGTVTSATFLESCGVADLITTCYGGRNRKVAEAFAKTGKSIEELEKEMLNGQKLQGPQTSAELHHILKAKNLVEKFPLFTAVYQICYEGHPVKEFIKCLQNHPEHM